In Bombyx mori chromosome 11, ASM3026992v2, one genomic interval encodes:
- the LOC101743518 gene encoding protein disulfide-isomerase TMX3, with amino-acid sequence MKFITGLYIIFFTRIFNVSSSRVLELSDRFLEFSKDGMWFVKFYAPWCSHCRRMEPTWAHVAQALYNTPVKVAKVDCTRFTAVASHFHIRAYPTILFLKGSFQHEYTGDRVKEDLINYAMRMSQPAVQRISRGNSIEYLKESHPVFFGFIGKQEGLLWEMFTIHAEKYQPHSWFYAMTHEVIKHEIKVPNETAIFVYKDNEAFFFEVKDELLEDKNMLNNTLGKWITSERFGFFPKITRANINSLIDTEKYIVIVVVAENKLEEISQTERDFKDMVEGIIMKRKNELHSRFQFGWMGSPELANSIAMSELTVPHLLVLNSTTSHHHIPDDDPVLMTPEAISLFLDQIHNQQATVYGGNGWPVKLYRGFFEARTTLANMWHGNPVLTALIFGLPLGFLSLICYSVCCADILDAEDEDTPELHEKRD; translated from the exons ATGAAGTTCATTACGGGattatacattatattttttacaa GAATATTTAACGTGTCATCATCTAGAGTTTTAGAACTAAGTGACAGATTTTTAGAGTTTAGCAAAGATGGAATGTGGTTTGTTAAATTCTATGCGCCTTGGTGTTCACACTGTCGGCGCATGGAACCTACTTGGGCGCATGTGGCACAAGCCTTGTATAATACTCCCGTAAAAGTAGCCAAAGTCGATTGTACCCGTTTTACAGCTGTGGCCTCACATTTTCATATCCGAGCTTATCCTACTATCTTGTT TTTAAAAGGATCTTTTCAGCATGAATACACAGGAGATAGGGTTAAAGAGGATTTGATTAATTATGCAATGAGAATGTCACAGCCAGCAGTGCAGAGAATATCTCGTGGTAACAgcattgaatatttaaaagaatCTCATCCTGTATTTTTTGGATTCATTGGCAAACAGGAAGGGCTTTTATGG GAAATGTTTACAATTCATGCTGAGAAATATCAGCCTCATTCCTGGTTTTATGCAATGACCCATGAAGTAATAAAACATGAAATCAAAGTTCCTAATGAAACAgctatatttgtttataaagaTAATGAAGCATTTTTCTTTGAAG TTAAAGATGAATTACTTGAAGACAAAAATATGTTAAACAACACCTTAGGCAAATGGATTACTTCTGAGAGATTTGGTTTTTTCCCCAAAATAACCCGAGCAAATATTAATAGTCTGATTGATACTGAAAAATATATTGTGATAGTAGTAGTTGCAGaaaataaacttgaagaaaTATCACAAACTGAAAGAGATTTTAAAGATATGGTAGAAGGAATTATAAT gaaaagaaaaaatgagCTACATTCTCGTTTTCAGTTTGGTTGGATGGGTTCACCAGAACTAGCAAATTCTATTGCTATGTCTGAACTTACTGTACCTCATTTATTAGTATTAAACTCAACGACAAGTCATCATCATATTCCAGACGATGATCCAGTATTAATGACACCAGAAGCAATCTCACTGTTTCTTGATCAAATACACAACCAGCAAGCTACC GTATATGGTGGCAATGGCTGGCCAGTAAAACTATATAGAGGTTTCTTTGAAGCAAGAACTACATTGGCAAACATGTGGCATGGAAACCCTGTTCTAACAGCTCTTATCTTTGGTCTGCCACTGGGATTCCTCTCACTGATATGCTATTCAGTGTGTTGTGCTGATATTTTAGATGCTGAAGACGAAGACACACCAG aacTACACGAGAAAAGGGACTAA
- the LOC101738546 gene encoding SNF-related serine/threonine-protein kinase yields the protein MAVNNNGTSVASGTYDTKIAGLYDLLDTLGSGHFAVVKLARHVFTGEKVAVKVIDKSKLDDVSKSHLFQEVRCMKLVQHPNVVRLYEVIDTQTKLYLILELGDGGDLYDYIMRHESGLSESLARDYFRQIVRAISYCHRLHVVHRDLKPENVVFFEKLGLVKLTDFGFSNKFCPGQKLETSCGSLAYSAPEILLGDSYDAPAVDVWSLGVILYMLVCGQAPFQEANDSETLTMIMDCKYTIPSQISNSCKRLIGRMLVREPEKRACLSEIATDPWVTAGEGVTIEDFDTPLVAKEQLTDEDRSAIIQRMVSGSIATKEEILEALDKNEYNHITATYFLLAERKLKSNRSEALRRQEGPRRPEALSVQRAAPQSLLAPPARALAPRTPRTPQDVPPRSRKCSIVREEDDDEESAVPGGCGARDGDTRRGSRSEGRLHLAARLVPSAQPSHRPALLADNLTKVNLDDEGGGIATPAPRVPPPAPPPARRNRIECRRRRPRAGSCSSSDLSDDDSEKKKRAAERADVALDGARRDSHDDSSDSQERGAGAGAGAVGGSEAGAQAAGDGTSAAGGRGARGGDAGGDGRAGSGAGTGRRRRTSKHESRLRESRSLNRIAEVEEAGGARWSRSGLVSLCGRPLLRLLAAARPSPSARRLHGLC from the exons ATGGCAGTGAATAACAATGGCACTAGTGTAGCCAGTGGCACATATGACACAAAAATAGCGGGATTATATGACTTACTTGACACTCTTGGTTCAGGACATTTCGCTGTTGTAAAGCTAGCTAGGCATGTCTTTACTGGAGAAAAAGTTGCAGTGAAAGTGATTGACAAGAGTAAATTGGATGATGTATCAAAGTCCCATTTATTTCAGgag GTTCGATGTATGAAATTGGTTCAACATCCAAACGTCGTACGCCTATATGAAGTAATAGATACACAAACTAagctatatttaattttagaattggGAGATGGTGGTGATTTATATGACTATATCATGAGACACGAATCTGGTCTTTCTGAATCTCTAGCACGTGATTATTTCAGACAAATAGTTCGTGCAATCTCGTATTGCCATAG atTACATGTTGTTCATCGAGACCTCAAACCtgaaaatgtagtttttttcGAAAAATTAGGACTAGTCAAATTGACTGACTTTGGTTTTAGCAATAAATTTTGTCCAGGTCAGAAATTAGAGACATCCTGTGGTTCACTTGCTTATTCAGCTCCTGAAATATTGTTGGGTGACTCTTATGACGCTCCTGCTGTGGACGTCTGGTCTCTCGGCGTCATTCTCTACATGTTAGTATGTGGACAGGCTCCATTTCAGGAAGCCAATGATAGTGAAACTTTGACAATGATAATGGATTGTAAATATACAATTCCTTCACAAATTTCAAATTCAtgtaaaag ACTCATTGGAAGAATGTTAGTGAGAGAACCAGAGAAACGGGCGTGCCTATCCGAAATCGCCACAGATCCTTGGGTCACTGCAGGTGAAGGTGTCACCATAGAAGACTTCGATACGCCGCTCGTTGCCAAAGAACAATTAACTGATGAGGACCGTTCAGCTATAATTCAAAGAATGGTTAGTGGCTCGATAGCCACCAAAGAAGAAATATTGGAAGCTCTGGATAAAAACGAGTACAATCATATAACGGCAACTTATTTTTTACTCGCCGAAAGAAAGCTGAAATCAAATAG GTCGGAAGCGTTGCGTAGACAAGAGGGTCCGCGTCGTCCCGAGGCTCTGAGCGTGCAGCGCGCCGCCCCGCAGTCCTTGCTCGCGCCCCCCGCGCGCGCCCTCGCACCGCGCACGCCACGGACGCCGCAGGACGTCCCACCG aGGTCTAGAAAATGCAGTATAGTAAGAGAAGAAGATGATGACGAGGAGAGCGCGGTCCCGGGCGGTTGCGGTGCGCGGGACGGAGACACGCGACGCGGCTCTCGCTCCGAGGGACGTCTGCATCTCGCAGCCAGGCTCGTGCCGTCCGCGCAGCCCTCCCACCGCCCCGCCCTCTTAGCGGATAACCTCACAAAG GTGAATTTGGATGATGAAGGTGGCGGGATCGCAACGCCGGCACCGAGAGTGCCGCCGCCGGCTCCACCTCCCGCACGCCGGAACCGAATAGAGTGTCGCCGCCGAAGACCTCGCGCCGGCTCTTGCTCCTCGTCTGACTTATCCGATGACGACTCCGAGAAAAAGAAGCGCGCTGCCGAACGAGCCGACGTCGCACTTGATGGTGCTCGCCGAGATTCTCATGACGACTCCAGCGACAGTCAGGAGCGAGGGGCCGGGGCCGGTGCCGGGGCGGTCGGCGGCTCCGAGGCGGGAGCGCAGGCCGCCGGCGACGGCACGTCAGCCGCGGGGGGGCGGGGCGCGAGGGGCGGGGACGCGGGTGGGGACGGCAGGGCGGGCAGCGGGGCGGGCACGGGCCGGCGCCGCCGCACCTCTAAGCATGAGAGTCGGCTCCGCGAGTCGCGGTCGTTGAACCGCATCGCGGAGGTGGAGGAGGCGGGCGGCGCGCGGTGGTCTCGCAGCGGGCTGGTGTCGCTGTGCGGGCGCCCGCTGCTCCGACTGCTGGCGGCGGCGCGTCCCTCTCCGTCAGCGCGCCGGTTGCACGGACTGTGTTAG
- the LOC101743750 gene encoding probable ATP-dependent RNA helicase DDX20 produces MSLAHDIRNSTRTRDVQIVENVTFTSMLLSEFTLAGLISSGFQKPSPIQLHGVPLGKCGFDLLLEAKSGTGKTVVFSIIALEKLNLNNGLQVMILTPTREIAAQICDVIKQIGSHHKGLNVEVVMGGLSVNEDIAKFKKKVHIVVGSPGRLKHLIVGNHINLSDVQLFVLDECDKLVEKPFLNDINYIFSALPNHKQVIMSSATYPEHCKEIICKFVKNAQHICPDSNNILLGITQKVTIVKYNSNIVKQTQNRFEQLILILSKMQFKQCLIFCNYQARVTELHRLLKKSKWPVSLLHGQQEQLDRLNALKTLQEYKCRILISTDLAARGIDGSNIDLVINFEPPFEWQTYLHRIGRAGRFGSYGIAVTIISEGKESQNFKNMLTLLTPTFNLTNLWTDEIFNTENRENNSMENCEKLESHLKTEKNERHGELWGLLTEKDLQLQACYLKNNNDPVDKSNKYGIESFTNLVNSFQEEKETIQEVPYSFMNELPLKVENDLELFNIPSTSTNGVIDKQIKGQIDKDNEIIQHNGAQKEEIIEILKTKDKFFKEENNQNLINKAMLESGLPICFGKTKLKRSGAKQYKHKYRVCDHDKDSSLTKNTTGNLSDKNEEIKAVVQDMMQNETKILNKNDIRNKKSSNHSLKTKSVCDLEETINTKVEYGYTVWYNTLKNYMRHIEFSVYIDELSRMY; encoded by the exons ATGTCTTTAGCTCATGATATAAGAAACAGCACAAGGACTCGTGATGTTCAAATAGTGGAAAATGTTACGTTCACTTCCATGCTTCTTTCAGAATTTACACTAGCAGGATTGATATCATCGGGGTTCCAAAAACCATCTCCAATTCAACTTCATGGTGTCCCACTAGGCAAATGTGGTTTCG ATTTGTTACTAGAAGCAAAGTCTGGAACTGGAAAAACTGTTGTGTTTTCTATAATAGCATTAGAAAAACTAAATCTTAATAATGGTTTGCAAGTAATGATCTTGACACCTACACGAGAAATAGCAGCACAGATATGTGATGTTATTAAACAAATAGGATCACACCACAAGG GTCTGAATGTCGAAGTTGTAATGGGAGGATTATCTGTAAATGAAGACATAGCTAAGTTTAAGAAAAAAGTACACATTGTTGTTGGCAGTCCAGGTCGTCTAAAACATCTTATTGTAGGAAATCATATTAATTTATCTGATGTTCAACTCTTTGTGTTAGATGAATGTGATAAACTGGTAGAAAAGCCTTTTCTGAATGatataaactatatattttcaGCTTTACCTAATCATAAACAAGTTATTATGAGTAGTGCCACTTATCCAGAACATTGCAAGGAAATCatttgtaaatttgtaaaaaatgctCAACACATTTGTCCAGATAGTAACAATATCTTATTAGGCATTACACAGAAAGTAACTATAGTGAAGTACAATAGCAACATAGTAAAACAAACTCAGAACAGATTTGaacaattgattttaattttatccaaAATGCAGTTCAAACAGTGTTTAATATTTTGCAATTATCAAGCAAGAGTTACAGAACTTcatagattattaaaaaaatctaaatggcCAGTGAGTTTATTACATGGTCAACAAGAACAACTAGATAGGTTAAATGCATTGAAAACATTACAAGAATACAAATGCAGGATATTAATATCAACAGACTTGGCTGCCAGAGGTATAGATGGATCTAATATTGATCTAGTCATAAACTTTGAGCCTCCTTTTGAATGGCAAACATATTTGCATAGGATTGGAAGAGCAGGCAGATTTGGCTCTTATGGGATTGCAGTCACAATAATTAGTGAAGGTAAAGAAAGTCAAAACTTTAAGAACATGTTAACTTTATTAACTCCTACATTCAATCTTACTAATTTATGGACAGACGAAATTTTTAATACAGAAAATCGAGAAAATAATTCGATGGAAAATTGTGAAAAATTAGAATCACATTTGAAAACAGAGAAAAATGAAAGACACGGGGAGTTGTGGGGATTACTGACTGAAAAAGATTTACAACTACAAgcgtgttatttaaaaaataataatgacccagttgataaatcaaataaatatggGATAGAATCATTTACCAACTTAGTTAATTCATttcaagaagaaaaagaaaccaTTCAAGAAGTTCCCTATAGCTTTATGAATGAATTGCCTTTGAAAGTTGAAaatgatcttgaattattcaaCATACCTTCTACATCTACTAATGGTGTCATAGACAAACAAATTAAAGGACAAATAGATAAAGACAAtgaaattattcaacataatgGCGCGCAGAAAGAAGAAATTATAGAAATCCttaaaacaaaagataaatTCTTCAAAGAGGAAAAcaatcaaaatttaataaacaaagcCATGCTTGAATCAGGGCTTCCTATATGTTTTggtaaaacaaaactaaaaagaTCTGGTGcaaaacaatacaaacataaataTAGGGTCTGTGATCATGACAAAGATTCATCTTTAACCAAAAATACAACAGGAAATTTATCAGATAAAAATGAAGAAATTAAAGCAGTAGTTCAAGATATGAtgcaaaatgaaacaaaaattctGAATAAGAATGATATTAGAAATAAGAAATCATCTAACCATTCTTTAAAAACGAAATCCGTCTGTGATCTAGAAGAAACTATTAACACGAAAGTTGAATATGGCTACACTGTTTggtataatacattaaaaaattacatgagGCACATTGAATTTTCCGTATACATTGATGAGCTTTCAAGGATGtactaa